From the Trifolium pratense cultivar HEN17-A07 linkage group LG4, ARS_RC_1.1, whole genome shotgun sequence genome, the window taattcagtgtaatcataagtgtcggtgtccgacaccgggacacgcctaatctaagGAGTGTCCGCGCTTCATAGGTATTATTTAATAATAGTCGTAGAAATTTATACAAGATCTACCAATGTTGTCATGCACTAACTATATGATACCATTCTATTGGAGAAACATATATCCAAACAATAGCAGAAGTAAATGCTAAAGAAGAACTGGTATTATTTTGGTCTTAACCCTCCAGGTCCTAGGAGAAAGGAATCATATTCATCCGGAGTTTGAttgtaagtaaagtctggccaaaaTTGGTTTCAGCCAGGATTCAAATTTGGGTACTCCGATCGATTCGACCTTAACTAAGGCTCGTTAGCTCTAATATACCTATAAATGCAAGAGGTCAATTATGAAAAAACATACAATTAGTGAAGAGACCACTAAGGAGAGGTTTGGAAGTGAGAACATTGTGGATCATGTGGTAACAAAGTTAAATTTGAGTTGAGGATTAAATGgctttagaaaagaaaaagcaaagTGATTGTGCTTTATGTATCAATCATGTGTCCTGTTTCAAGTGTTCAAATTAACATCATGAATCTTATACCGTAAAATTAGGAAATCTTCTCTGAAGCTTCAACTTGTTCTCTGAAGATGTACCTCCATATAAATCCATTACGAAAATTCCACCTTTCGTTGACAAGGCTTCACGCGCATGCTTGAAATACAAAACCAGTTCAGTGCGTTTGTGGAGACAACAACAGCTGTAGTTAAAAGCACACACAATATCTCTTCCATTCAGTGGAAAATTTTTCATAGTCAAATCATCATCTTGAGAAGCAGAGCTTGTTGGGACATCCGACTCGAGCCCATCAGTCTGCAGGTTTTCTGTATTCTGCGACAGTGAAATGCTCCTTACCAGCTCCTCGGGATCCAATTTCACAAGTTTAGACTGGAGAGGTTGTAGCACATTGCCATGAAAGAGGGATATTCTAGAAAACCCATCAGCCCCAATTTTAGGTATATTGTTTTCCAGGCACCAATTCAGTGCCTCGAGATCCAAATCTAATCCTACAGCTGTCTTTCTTGGATCGCTGCGGAGCCATTCTGCACtgccaaacataaatcaatgcAAGATAAGTAGATCAGGAACTACATAAAATATCAAGACATGTCAAAAAGAGAAAAGGATaaaatagcttttcattttcaacataaaaatcatttctttgaaaaaaaatgagatattGAAAGAGGCTTAcacaaacataattaaaaaatcaaatactatttcttacttaaaaaatgtgattttgtCGGAAAATAATCTTTAAAAAAGCACTCTAAGTGAATTGAAACTCCACTTCAAAATAGATGTTACTAATCTAGCAATTTGAGCCATAAAAGAATCAGAACTTAGAAGTTTAGAAATGAAACATCACGAGGAAAAATGGCAAGTGATCATAACCAATATAATCTGTCTGTAATCTTAGTGGACTAAGGACCTGTTTGGATTGGcatatttttgagcttatgaaaactagcttatacaaataaataagcttttatgttaattcatcaGTTCTCACTagcaaaaattgtatcttcataagctgttttttcataaactatcttgataagcttataataatacataaaaacttgtttatttgcataagctcaaaaataagtcaatccaaacgggccctaagtcTTTCTTTAAACatgtttatttaatatttaaaagacAGCTCCAAGTCTTCAACTTATCCAAAGAAATCGCAATTTTAGGTCAAAAAGAGGACAGATAAGCAAACTATCAAATGAAATGCACTAATAATGATGACAACAACAATAGAATGACAGAATGTACCTAAGAAGCGCAGTGCCACAGAAATCTTCTTGAAGATGGAGGGGCATCCTTCCACCAACATACATGAGAAAGAACTTTTGCAAATAACTGATGTCTCCTTTGGGAGACTGCAATAACAAAAAGCATAATTCACAAAAGCCACATTATGAACTTCTCAATCAGGTCATATAAGAATCTAtttggattaatttatttgagtttatctactgacataagcacTAGTGAGTCTGCGTAGAAGAAATTATAGAAACagtttatgacatgttcataagttgtttttagcttAGTTTCAAAAGCTCTccataataatttataaaagtagtttgattttgttttatcttttgctatagaaTTCAGGCCTGTTTGGATtcacttatttgagtttatccaCTAGCATAaattttgtgagactgtttgggagaacttatgaaaccaacttatgacaattttcataagtttttttttttcagcttatttttataagttctccaaTATAATTTAAGCAAACAGCccataacatatataaaaacaatttatcttaattttatcttttgctataaaaatagtTCATGTAAGCTTACAGATAAGCGCCcttgtgctataagctgcaaataagttgtttatccaaacagacccttaactTGTACATAAGCACCTATTAATAAGTAAACtatgggcctgtttggattgacttattttttagcttatgcaaataaataagcttttatgtattattataatctTATCAAGCTAgtttatgaagatacaatttttagtTAGTGAGAACTTaagaattaacataaaagcttatttatttgcataagcaatttttcataagctcaaaaacatgtc encodes:
- the LOC123924715 gene encoding uncharacterized protein LOC123924715, with the protein product MGKREKHKQKHDRTQRDRSYYLQDNDNDHDHDTTQPFSSTSPAEKEEQDEIEDADDDNNDGEQNHEHPSHDLPSKFLLYQQSVQSPKGDISYLQKFFLMYVGGRMPLHLQEDFCGTALLSAEWLRSDPRKTAVGLDLDLEALNWCLENNIPKIGADGFSRISLFHGNVLQPLQSKLVKLDPEELVRSISLSQNTENLQTDGLESDVPTSSASQDDDLTMKNFPLNGRDIVCAFNYSCCCLHKRTELVLYFKHAREALSTKGGIFVMDLYGGTSSENKLKLQRRFPNFTYVWEQAEFDIIQRKTRISLHFHLKKEQRKIRHAFSYSWRLWTLPEIRDCLEEAGFRSVHFWVREMPDTSEITRTEGFGAGKDIKYEETTSFQQQDSWNAYIVGVA